From a single Candidatus Melainabacteria bacterium genomic region:
- a CDS encoding rhomboid family intramembrane serine protease translates to MVAAASGAVRASVRLRSSPRALHMVPTGRKLMLPLFTNLQFKQFPWVTYTLIMLNIAAFIGEMALRDSGILGYTITHWTFTVGKGEIALATGYPDLLFHAVAGVFVYMFLHGNVIHLLTNMPFLFALGPAIEARLGKVKFLCFYLASGICAALFFAQIESLGNGLIGASGAMAAVVGAFLVFWPKARITSLMGVKVMTSNALVMLLDYAGLQFTAYYFSDGPRGVAITAHIGGFLFGALFATTLRFSALFRSQPAQVVLPPYQKELYDDIADWLEAFICNCWRSAVRLISLPVRKFKSNS, encoded by the coding sequence ATGGTCGCGGCAGCGTCAGGAGCAGTCAGAGCCTCTGTGCGCTTGCGGTCTTCGCCGCGGGCACTGCATATGGTGCCGACAGGGAGGAAGCTGATGCTACCGCTCTTCACGAACTTGCAGTTCAAGCAATTCCCGTGGGTGACGTATACGCTGATTATGCTGAATATCGCAGCTTTCATCGGTGAGATGGCGCTACGCGATTCCGGCATTCTCGGCTATACGATCACCCACTGGACTTTCACCGTGGGCAAGGGTGAGATTGCTCTTGCAACGGGATATCCCGATCTCCTCTTCCACGCGGTGGCAGGCGTGTTCGTGTATATGTTCCTGCATGGGAATGTCATTCACCTGCTCACGAACATGCCTTTCTTGTTTGCGCTCGGTCCTGCTATCGAAGCGCGTCTGGGGAAGGTCAAATTCCTCTGCTTCTATCTGGCATCTGGAATCTGTGCGGCGCTCTTCTTTGCTCAGATCGAGTCGCTCGGCAACGGGCTCATCGGTGCGAGTGGTGCGATGGCGGCGGTGGTCGGTGCGTTTCTTGTCTTCTGGCCTAAAGCGAGAATCACTTCGCTTATGGGTGTCAAAGTGATGACATCGAACGCGCTGGTGATGCTGCTCGATTATGCCGGGCTGCAGTTCACCGCGTACTACTTCTCCGATGGTCCGCGTGGTGTTGCTATCACAGCACACATCGGCGGTTTCCTGTTCGGAGCGCTCTTCGCAACGACCTTGCGATTCAGTGCACTGTTCAGGTCGCAGCCGGCTCAGGTCGTTCTGCCTCCTTATCAGAAGGAGCTTTACGACGATATCGCCGACTGGTTGGAAGCCTTCATATGCAATTGTTGGCGCAGCGCTGTCAGGCTGATCTCACTGCCGGTCCGAAAATTCAAATCGAATTCGTGA
- the def gene encoding peptide deformylase, whose product MSSSSFCSATRASGSCGRSGPSRPRVTSERTAFMSRKDRSKRQLTSQKPAERWTKTPPPHMKAAVHPELTTIGMAILHRPTERVTDFKETRSLCEKLVALVLEINGAGLAANQIGVAKRVLVVQNRIAGGASSQTRPIVMINPDIIGKSDDTGDAWETCFSVPGYAGLVPRAQRIRCRYDTVDGEERVQDFEGFAARVIQHECDHLDGRTYLERLRTQRDFSTEEKLRAEMSQGQRQSLPTSKRIYE is encoded by the coding sequence ATGTCTTCATCGTCATTCTGTTCAGCGACACGTGCGTCTGGCTCGTGCGGGCGGTCTGGCCCTTCTCGCCCTCGAGTGACCAGTGAAAGGACTGCTTTCATGAGTCGGAAAGATCGCTCCAAGCGTCAGTTGACTTCCCAAAAGCCTGCCGAACGCTGGACTAAAACACCGCCACCGCATATGAAGGCGGCGGTGCACCCTGAGCTGACAACAATCGGAATGGCGATTCTGCACAGACCGACCGAGCGCGTTACCGATTTCAAGGAAACCAGATCGCTGTGCGAAAAGCTCGTCGCCTTGGTTCTCGAAATCAACGGTGCGGGTCTGGCGGCTAATCAGATCGGCGTAGCGAAGCGAGTGTTGGTTGTTCAGAATCGCATCGCTGGTGGTGCTTCGTCACAGACGCGTCCTATCGTCATGATCAATCCCGATATCATCGGCAAGTCCGATGACACTGGCGACGCCTGGGAAACCTGCTTCAGTGTTCCTGGTTATGCGGGGCTTGTTCCGCGGGCGCAGAGAATCAGGTGCCGATACGACACCGTAGATGGTGAAGAGCGCGTGCAAGATTTCGAGGGCTTTGCGGCTCGCGTCATCCAACACGAGTGCGACCATCTTGATGGCAGAACCTATCTGGAGAGACTGCGAACTCAGCGCGATTTCTCGACTGAGGAAAAGCTGCGCGCCGAAATGTCCCAGGGGCAGAGACAATCTCTGCCTACTTCCAAACGCATCTACGAATGA
- a CDS encoding VWA domain-containing protein, producing MFNSAIGAFTESIAALVSMPLFEHPDWLWLSMPAAAAVTLLWFFSVHLSARTVQEYGEPALIEAFSETPTRFDRLLSLTMLNLLSLCLVVAAAGPYEAVAPVTIPAGSVRLVMVFDASRSAAVEDLRLSNVMFGGRECSLVVGPCGSRIDVAKDILLQQIMPAIDGNALGLVTFAQRGKIQSYLNYDFSPVRDMLTTLDWIRVDAGLGYTSHIEEGLKAAQKILDKTEAGQGVEDIIILATDGGFDGRDSALTAQLNAMRDKHRRLIVLGIGNPARSPIPLYDENGASIGQFKSDGKVVTIGRDDEFLKKLAKRAGGTYIPVTPGQSLGISWPAALTGERVVYQNHTLHDRPLLLAMILLAVLWLRRIIRNVFKRPPVRFTHW from the coding sequence ATGTTTAATTCTGCTATTGGCGCATTCACCGAGTCGATCGCGGCTCTGGTGAGTATGCCACTGTTCGAGCATCCGGACTGGCTCTGGTTGTCCATGCCTGCTGCAGCGGCCGTAACCTTGCTCTGGTTCTTCAGCGTGCACTTGAGCGCGCGGACCGTGCAAGAGTATGGTGAGCCGGCATTGATTGAGGCGTTCAGCGAAACGCCGACTCGTTTCGATCGGCTGTTGTCTCTGACAATGCTCAATCTGCTATCGCTCTGTCTGGTGGTCGCAGCTGCCGGACCTTACGAGGCAGTTGCGCCGGTCACTATTCCTGCGGGCAGCGTGCGACTGGTTATGGTTTTCGATGCGTCACGCAGTGCCGCGGTAGAAGACCTGCGCCTGAGCAACGTCATGTTCGGCGGGCGGGAGTGCTCTCTTGTCGTCGGTCCTTGCGGGTCTCGCATCGACGTAGCAAAGGACATTCTGCTCCAACAGATCATGCCTGCCATTGACGGCAATGCGCTCGGTCTTGTCACTTTCGCGCAGCGAGGAAAGATCCAGTCATATCTCAACTACGACTTCAGCCCGGTGCGTGACATGCTCACCACACTGGACTGGATACGCGTGGATGCGGGGCTCGGATACACTTCGCACATCGAGGAAGGGTTGAAAGCGGCCCAGAAAATTCTCGATAAAACAGAAGCCGGACAGGGCGTGGAAGATATCATCATTCTCGCTACAGATGGCGGTTTCGATGGACGCGACTCGGCATTGACTGCGCAGTTGAATGCGATGCGTGACAAGCATCGCCGACTGATTGTGCTGGGCATCGGCAATCCTGCGCGTTCCCCGATTCCGCTCTATGACGAAAACGGCGCATCAATCGGGCAGTTCAAGTCTGATGGAAAGGTCGTTACAATCGGACGCGATGATGAATTCTTGAAAAAACTCGCGAAGCGTGCCGGCGGCACTTATATTCCGGTCACGCCCGGTCAGTCACTGGGCATTTCGTGGCCGGCTGCACTGACTGGTGAACGTGTGGTTTATCAGAATCATACCCTTCATGACCGTCCACTGCTGCTGGCAATGATACTGCTGGCGGTGCTTTGGTTGCGAAGGATCATCCGCAATGTGTTCAAGAGACCGCCAGTGCGTTTCACGCACTGGTAG
- a CDS encoding VWA domain-containing protein codes for MNFVHPQFLWFCLLAVIFLWATRHKSHVFGHPQLGIHKTSWWMPWPGYVARFSLAAMWCCLVVALAVPLVVNYTVETRHGAIVLLQQDLSDSEAFGAILPVELALAGPEFAARSASEPPGAYITDQFRRKDDPTFARRIDVSFGALRLFLQHTHGNPVGLMAFDNGSFLAYPPTTNYQTLIDSLPELADYMEAEVPEGHGTNFDGPFARNREPGALQSVIDVFRRLDSGVTRVHIMSTDGSAPIAPERFRELVDWYKKLHINLFVFGVGEDWYEGQAKDLQQLKDFVKAVDGTVVPVADKAGFDAAVAKIDALAESSLYQANRSEHKEMYLPWIAAAAAFFLLWATSTILVREGL; via the coding sequence ATGAACTTCGTTCACCCGCAATTCCTGTGGTTTTGCTTGCTGGCTGTGATTTTTCTCTGGGCAACCAGGCACAAATCACACGTCTTCGGGCATCCACAGCTGGGTATCCACAAGACTTCCTGGTGGATGCCGTGGCCGGGATACGTGGCGCGCTTCAGTCTGGCGGCCATGTGGTGCTGTCTTGTAGTGGCGCTGGCGGTGCCTCTCGTCGTCAACTACACGGTCGAGACGAGACACGGGGCGATCGTGCTCTTGCAGCAAGATCTCTCCGACTCGGAGGCATTCGGTGCGATACTGCCTGTCGAACTGGCGCTGGCTGGTCCGGAATTCGCGGCACGATCGGCGTCTGAACCCCCGGGGGCATACATCACGGACCAGTTCAGGCGCAAAGACGACCCGACTTTCGCACGTCGCATCGACGTGTCGTTTGGAGCGCTCAGGCTGTTCCTGCAGCACACGCATGGAAACCCGGTTGGGCTCATGGCTTTCGACAACGGCTCTTTCCTTGCTTATCCTCCCACGACCAACTACCAGACGCTGATCGACAGCTTGCCAGAGCTGGCCGATTACATGGAAGCTGAAGTGCCGGAGGGGCACGGCACCAACTTCGATGGTCCTTTCGCCCGCAATCGTGAACCCGGTGCGCTGCAAAGCGTCATCGACGTTTTCAGGCGGCTCGACTCGGGTGTCACCAGGGTGCACATTATGTCGACTGACGGCAGTGCTCCGATTGCTCCAGAGCGGTTTCGCGAACTGGTCGACTGGTACAAGAAGCTGCATATCAATCTCTTCGTCTTCGGTGTCGGAGAAGATTGGTATGAAGGCCAGGCAAAAGATTTGCAGCAACTCAAAGATTTCGTCAAGGCGGTCGATGGAACAGTTGTGCCTGTCGCCGACAAAGCCGGATTCGATGCTGCTGTTGCGAAGATCGATGCACTGGCTGAATCAAGTCTCTATCAAGCAAACCGCTCTGAGCATAAAGAGATGTATCTGCCGTGGATAGCCGCGGCGGCAGCCTTCTTTCTGCTCTGGGCAACGAGCACCATACTGGTGCGGGAAGGACTGTAG